A section of the Romeriopsis navalis LEGE 11480 genome encodes:
- a CDS encoding Ycf66 family protein: MLTYLLAFAVAIASIGLYAMTFFLPAFKREQDLIWSGVGLFYALVLWVCAGQVRGGLLLGQMASVSLIGWLGWQAFGARWAGLSAADKEQAKFITDIKEKIDGIDLKNFDVSKLGDQAKGLADKAKSSTQSLTDKAKNVAGTAQDLTSKAKDTAASVKDTASSVASKTKDTASSVANKAKDTAATVADKTKDTAAAVKDTAKAPDKAAAPVAKAPKKNTETYVRKDFQEKAEAAADTVTETADDVKDVVVEKAEAASETLAEQADEAKEVVMDKTEDVKEAAVEVVETVAEDLEDMADEIEDA, encoded by the coding sequence ATGCTGACCTACCTTTTAGCATTTGCCGTGGCAATTGCTAGTATTGGCCTCTATGCAATGACCTTTTTTCTACCAGCATTCAAACGGGAACAGGATTTGATCTGGAGTGGGGTGGGTCTATTTTACGCACTCGTTCTGTGGGTGTGTGCCGGTCAAGTTCGCGGTGGACTCCTGCTGGGGCAAATGGCCAGTGTCAGTTTGATTGGCTGGCTGGGGTGGCAGGCTTTCGGAGCCCGCTGGGCCGGACTCAGTGCGGCAGATAAAGAACAAGCGAAATTCATCACCGATATCAAAGAAAAAATTGACGGGATCGACCTGAAAAACTTCGATGTCAGCAAACTGGGCGATCAGGCCAAGGGCTTAGCTGACAAAGCCAAAAGCTCGACTCAGTCGCTGACTGACAAAGCGAAGAATGTCGCCGGTACGGCCCAAGACTTGACGAGTAAAGCGAAAGACACTGCCGCATCGGTGAAAGATACGGCCAGCAGTGTTGCTAGCAAAACGAAAGATACAGCCAGTAGCGTTGCGAATAAGGCCAAAGACACCGCTGCGACGGTCGCGGATAAAACGAAAGATACGGCAGCCGCTGTGAAGGATACGGCCAAAGCCCCCGATAAAGCTGCCGCACCAGTGGCTAAAGCGCCGAAGAAAAATACCGAAACCTATGTGCGGAAAGACTTCCAGGAAAAAGCCGAGGCGGCGGCGGATACGGTTACTGAGACAGCCGATGATGTCAAAGACGTGGTTGTAGAAAAAGCCGAGGCGGCGTCGGAAACGCTCGCTGAGCAAGCGGATGAGGCCAAAGAAGTCGTCATGGATAAGACTGAAGACGTTAAAGAGGCGGCTGTAGAAGTTGTCGAAACTGTCGCCGAAGACCTTGAAGATATGGCAGATGAGATTGAAGACGCATAA